The nucleotide sequence GTAAGTGCCCGAAATCTCCTCCGTCGAGTTGCCGTCGAACTTCAGCAGCAGATAAGCATCTGCCGTCTTGTCGGGGAACTTCATGCCGAGGAACTCTTCCGCGTCCATGATGACTTCGCGCTCCATGAACTCGACGGCCGTCGGGATGACCTTCGAGCGCATGATGACGGGTACCGTATCGATCGCATGCTTCAGTGTCGGGAACGGCACGAGCAACGTGACCGTCTTCTTCGGCAGCGGGATGAGCTTCAGCGTCGCCTTCGTGACGATGCCGAGCGTTCCTTCCGAGCCGATGATCATATCCTTGATGTCGTAGCCCGTCGAATTCTTGACGACCTTGCCGCCGAGGTTCATGACCGTGCCGTCCGCCATGACGACTTCCAAGGCACGCACATAGTCGCGCGTGACGCCGTACTTGACGGCGCGCATGCCGCCGGCGTTCGTCGAGATGTTGCCGCCGATCGTCGCGGACTTCTCGCCCGGATCGGGCGGGTAGAAGAGTCCATGCGGCTCGACGTAAGCATAAATTTCCATGATGAGCACGCCCGGCTCGACCGTCAGCGTGAGGTTCTTGTCATCAAGCTCAAGGAAGTGGTTCATGAGCGTCGTATCAATCATGACGCCCTTGTGCACGGCGACGGCTGCACCGACGAGTCCTGTGCCAGCGCCGCGCGGCGTCACAGGCAGGTTGTTGTCATAGCAGTACTTCATGACCTTGGAAACTTCTTCCGTCGAGAGCACGCGCACGACGACGTCCGGATAGTGCGCCTCGGCGCTCAGCTCGTCATGGCTGTACTCTTCCTTGATCTCATCCTTCCAAAGAAGGCGCTCGCGGTCAACGATCTGGGCAAGAGCCTCGAAGTCTTTTTCGTCGAAAGTCTTGTAGGTATTCATGCTACAATGGCCTCCCCTTTCTTGATCTTTTCGATCAGCTGCGGAACGATCTCATAGATGTCTCCGACGATGGCGTAGTTCGCCACATCGAAGATCGTAGCCTTCGGATCCGAATTGATGGCGATGATGTTTTCCGAGTTGTTCATGCCGGCGACGAACTGAATCGCGCCCGATACACCGCAGGTGATGATGAGCTTCGGGCGAACCGTGCGACCCGAAAGACCGATCTGATGCTTCGCATCGAACCAGCCGCTTTCCATCATCGGACGCGTGCAGGCGAGCTGGCCGCCCAAGAGTTCTGCAAGCTCCTCGATCATCGCGAGGTCTTCCTTCTTCTTGATGCCGCGGCCTGCGACGACGAGGATCTCGGCGTTCTCGATGCTCTGCTCCTTCGGCTTCTTCGTCGTCTTGAGGACGTCGACGCGGTTCTTGAGCTTGTCCTTGGAGACGGTGAACTCCTCGACCTCACCCGTCAGCGACTCGCTTCTTTCGGGAGCGTTCATGATCTTATAACGCACCGTGCACATCTGCGGACGATGATTCGGCGTATGGATCTCCGCCATGATGTTGCCGCCGAATGCCGGGCGAATCTGGACGAGATCTGTGTTTTCCTTCATGTCGAGAATCGTGCAGTCCGCCGTGAGTCCCGTCTTGAAGCGGGCGGCGATGCGCGGTGCGAGCTGGCGGCCGACCGAGGTCGCGCCGACGAGGATCGCCGTCGGCCTCACCTTGTTGATGAACGCCTCAAATGCGGACGTGTACGTTTCAATCTTGAAATATTTAAGCTCGGGATCATCGCAACAGAACACCTTGTCCACGCCATAGTGCCTGAGTTCATCGACGTGGCCCTTGATGTCGCTGCCAATGAATACTGCATACACAGGATGGTGGATTTTTGCCGCAAGTTCCTTCGCCTTGCCGATGAGTTCGAACGTGACGGGGTGAATCACGCCCTCCTCATGCTCGACGTAGACGGCGATGCCGTTCCACTTGCTCTTGTCAACCGACGGCTTCACTTCGTCCTCGACGAACTCCATGACACCCGTCGGTCCCTTCTTCACGCACAGCTTACAGAGCTTGCAGCCCGCATTGATGTCCAATTTGCCGTCGTTGTTTTCCAGTGCATTGAACGGGCAGACGGCGATGACCGCCTCCATAATCTCCGCGCTGGTGATTTTGTCTTGATGGACAATGAGTTTCCCCATGTGCATTTCCTCCAGTTCTTATTCGACTCCCGTCATGGCGAATCTTTCGCGCCATGCGGGCAGTTTCTTCGACTTGGTTCAAACGATCAGGCGATGAACTTCTTCTTCTTCAGCATGCCCATAATCTTGTCCGTGACCTCTTCCGCTGTGCCCGTCCACGAAACCTGCTCCTTGTCGGATGTCGGCGGGAAGATGCGGCTGACCTGCGTCGGCGAGCCGTTCAAGCCGTAATGGTTCTTGTCCTTGTCGTCCATGTCCTGGAGCGTGAACATCGGGATTTCCTTCGTCTCCGTCGCCTTCTTCTTGAGGTACGACGGCAGGCGCGGCTGCACAATGTCCTTCTGCACCGTGATGAGGCACGGGAACTTCACCTTCAAATGTTCGATGTCCTGCGCCATCTCCATGTCGACCAGGAGGCCGTCGCCCTCAACGCCATTGATCTTCTTGACGTTGCAGACACTCGGCAGGTCGAGCGCCTCGGAGACCTCAGGGCCTACCTGCGCCGTATCGCCGTCCGTCGTCTGCAGGCCGCAGATGATCAGGTCGAACTTGCCGAACTTCTTGATGCCCTGCGAAAGCGTGTAGCTCGTCGCGAGGACGTCTGCGCCGCCGAACGAACGGTCAGAGATGATCGCACCTTCGTCCGCGCCCATGGCGAACGCTTCATAAAGGACGGCCTTCGCCTGCGGCGGTCCCATCGTGATGACGCTCACACGTCCGCCGTACTGCTCCTTGAGACTGAGGCCGCACTCGAGAGCAAACAGGTCATACGGGTTCATCTTGGAATCAGCGCCGTCACGCTTCAAGACGCCCGTCACCGGATCGACTTCAACCTTGTTCGAGCCCGGGACTTGTTTGATACATACGAGAATTTCCACAATTACCCCTCCGTTTATGATGATATCGCTTAAAGCCCTACCTCGTTTATGATACTATAAACCCGCGCAATAGGCAATAAGATTTTTCTGGTTTTTTTCGGAAAAATTCTGCTTTTCACGCGTTTCCTCTTGCCCATGGCGCAAAAAAATAGGGCTTTCCCGCCTTGCGCCTATTGTATTCGCTATGCGCGACGAAAATCCTTCTTCGGAAAATAATTTCTTTTTATCGAGATATAAATTTAATATAACTGTGTCCTCGCATGAAAAGCGGGGCTGCTGTACGGCAATTTCCGCACAGCAGCCCCGCCTGTCCTCTACCACTTTTCCTTCCAGCCAAACGAGGCGCGTTTGCCTTCGGCGTCGTAGATCTCGATCGGCGAGAGCGTCACCTTGCCGTCCTTCTTGCGGAACATCTCGGCGCGTGCACGGTAGCCGTCGCCGAGATCGATCTCAAGGTTGCCGAGCCGAAGGTCGTGCCACGCACTGTCGAAAGTACCCGAAAGGCTCGCAAACGGTACGACCCAGCGATACGTCCCCGCGCCCGAGCGAAAGCTCCCGCTGTACTTGGTACGCCGCGAGTTTCCCGACGAGTGGATCGTGAGGTCAAGCTCCACCTTGCAGTCGAGCCAAGCGCTCGGGAATCCTTCCGACGCTTCCAATCCCTCGCCTTTCCCGTAAAGATTCCAATAACGCGTGTCGAGGTCGTAGTCGCCGTAGGCGTACAGCTTGCCGCCGAAGACGTCCGCCGTGACGTCGGTGAAGTCGAGCCGCGCGTCGTGCCAGCGCACCGTTCCCTCAACGTTTCTGAACTCAATGCCCGGGATACGGAGCTTCTTCATGCGCACGAAGCCTTTGCCCTCCATCGCTTCCAAAGGCCCGGTGAAACGCACGGAGAGCGTCATCTTGTCGCGAATGTCCATGCCGAATCCCAACGAGCTCGGATCGACCTCGCTGACGAGCACGGAAAGGTCGGCGACAGGGTGATCCGCCTCGCGCATATCGACCGCGCCATTGAGCGTCATTCCGATTCCCTTCATCGTGCCGCCGAGTCCCACGACCGATCCCTTGACGGCGACTTCCTCTGACGTGTTGATGTCCGCATGTACTTCCATGCCCTGCAGCAGGTAATGGCGGCGGCGATAGAAAAGCTCACCGCGGCAGTTCGTGAGATCGAGCTTCAGGCGCAGCTTCTTTCCCTCGCGGTTGAAGTTTTTCAGGCGCTCCTTCATCGCCGCCTTCCTCTTGGCTCGCACTTCCTCGCCGAGCGCCTTGAGCTCCGCCTCCGTCATGTCTTCGCGCCTCGCTCTGCGTTCTTCAGCGCGTTCCTTTTCCTCGCGCTCCTTCTCCTTGAGTCTTGCCTCCTCCAACGCGTCAAGTTCCGGCGAATGGCGCAGGAAATCGAACTGCATGTCGTCGTCCAAAGCCATCGAGAGCACGGCTCCGTCCAAGGTCAGCTCCTGAATCGTCGTCGACTTCAAATTGCCCGTGAGGACATCGTAGGGACGCGCACGAAAACTGCCGCGCGGCACGAAAAGGATCGTATTGCCCTCCGAATCCTTCCAGTCGAGATTTTCAAAGCGCACCTCTCCGAAGACGTTCGCATGCAGCTTCTCTACCGTCACCGTGCCGCGCAGCATCGTCTGCTCGGCCATCGCATGGTTGAAGATCAGCGCGGCGCTGCGGCTCAACACGAAAAGGTCGGCAAAAACGAGAATCGCGGCGAGAAACATCGCCGCGATCAGACCTCGAATTATCTTTTTCCTGCTTGCTGTAAAGCGCAGCATCAGGCGAGAACCTTCTGCAGGTACGCCTTGATTTCTTCCCCGTCTTCCATCTTCATGACATCGGCGAGGATCTCCTTGGCCTGCACAGCGGAAACGGCGCGCAGCTTTTCCTTGACGCGCGGAATCGACGGTGCGCTCATACTGAGCTCGGTCAGCCCCATCGCCATCAAGAGGACGGCAGCGTAGGGATCGCTCGCCATCTCACCGCACATGCCGCACCATATCCCATTGTCCTTCGCAGCGCGCGCCGTGCGCTCGACGAGGCGCAGGACGGCGGGATTGAAATGATTATAGAGGTACGAGATGCTCGAATTGCCGCGGTCAACGGCGAGCGTGTACTGCACGAGATCGTTCGTGCCGATGCTGAAGAAGTCGACGTACTTGGCAAGTTCGGGCGTCATGATGGCAGCCGCCGGCGTCTCGACCATGATGCCGACCTGCACGTTCTCGGAGAACGCCTTGCCCTCGTGCGAAAGCTCCAGCTTCGCCTCGTCGACGAACTCCAGAACCTTCTTGAACTCCGCAACGTTGATGACCATCGGCGCCATGATCGCCGCCTTGCCGTAGACGCCGGCTCTGAGGATCGCCTTGAGCTGCGGCAGGAAGAGATCCCTTCTCTGCAGGCTGATGCGCAGAGCACGGTAGCCGAGAAACGGATTGTCCTCGGGAGGAATATTGAGGTACGGCAGCGGCTTGTCGCCGCCGATGTCCATCGTGCGGATCACGCAGATCTTGCCGCCGCACTTCTCGACGGCTTCCTTGTACGCCTTGAACTGATCGTCCTCCGTCGGGATGTCCTGCCTGCCCATGAAAACGAATTCCGAGCGGAACAGTCCGACGCCCTCAGCGCCATAAGTGAGCGCCGCGTCCACATCCATGTGGTTGCCGATGTTGGCGCAAAGCTCGACGCGCACGCCGTCCGTCGTGACAGCCGGCAGCGGCGCAAGCTCGGCGTAGTACGCCTTGCGCTCCTCCTGCTGCTTGATCTTCTCGCGATAGTCTGCGAGCGTCACCTCGTCGGGGCGCACGAGGATGTCGCCGCGCTCGCCGTCGATGACGACGCGTGCGCCATCGGGGATCTCGGCAAGCCGCTCGCCGATTCCGACGACCGTCGGAATCGCGCGCGCCTTGGCAATGATGACGGCATGGCATGTCGTGCTTCCCTGTCCCAAGATCACGCCTGCGATCTTGTCCGTCGGGATGTTGGCAATGACGGACGGCTCGATCTCGTGCCCGCAGAGGATCACGGGATCGTCGCCAATCTCCGGCTCCTTGACGCCGAGAATGTATTTGGCAATGCGCTTGCCGACGTCGCGGATGTCGGTGGCGCGCTCGCGGAAATACGGATCGTCCATCTGCTCGAAAATTGCCGCCTGTTCCTTCGCCGTATCGAGCACTGCCAGAGGAGCGTTCGCGAGCGTTTCGATCTTCGTGTGCATCGTCTCTTCCATCATCGGATCCTGCGCGAGCATGCGGTGCGCTTCAAGAATAGCCGCCTGCTCCGCCATCCCCTTCGCCTGCAGCGTCTTGATGTTTTCCTGCAATACGGCGACGACAGCCTTGATGGCATCCTTGATCTTCTGGTTCTCAATGTCCTTATTGCCGGGCGTATATCCTTTGAGGTAGCCGTCAATGTTCTGGCCTGCCATCATGATCGTGCCGATCGCAATGCCGGCGATGACGCCCTTGCCGCGCAAACTTTCTGCCATATGCTTCTCCCCCATTCATGGATCGTTCAGATGTCGCACAACGATTTTGATGAGTCCTTATAAAAAAGCTCCGGGGCATAAACGAACATCTCCCCGGAGCTTCCCTGATTACTCCTCGCCGAACTTCGTTACAATAAGTTCCTTGAGAGCCGCCACAGCATCCGCCTCGTCGGGGCCGTCCGCCTCGATCGTGATTTCCGTTCCCTTGGCAAGTCCCAGGCTCATGAGCATGAGGATGCTCTTGGCATCCGCCGTCTTGCCCTTAGCCTTGACCTGCACCTTGGACTTGAATTTTGCAGCCGTCTGCACAAAAACGGAAGCCGGACGCGCATGGATTCCCGTCTTGTTCTCAATCGTCAATGTTGCCTCTGTCATCTGAATCTCTCCTTACCAAAAAAGAACAAAGCAAAACCTCATATCACCAAAACAGCGCAGCTTCCAACAAGATGCACTGTCCCGTGAATCTTATTCAATGTATAATATTCGCCGTCCGTCCGACATTCCCTTTTTGCAAAGAAAAATTTTATCAAAAGACTTTAACGAAGCAGTTTTTTCAAAAACTGCGGCAGGAATTCAAGGATACACGTCGAAATAGCTAATGTCAGGGGTTCTGCAAGCAGCCCCCAGCCCCTGCGGACGCAAAGACGTCTGCAGGAAAACTTATCGAAACGAAGCGTGGTGATAGGTATTGACGTTTTTCCTGCTTGCTGCTGCCATCATGGCGGCGAGTATCCTCTTTCTTCACCGAATCGCCATTTTCTTTGACTGTCCCATCAAGTACAAACCCTTGATTCTCTGTGCAGTCATGGCCTTCCTCGTGAACTTTGCGACGCTCAACATCTCATCCTTTCTGACGGCAACACATTATGCAATCATCCTCATCTTCGTACTTGCAGCATCCTTGGGCGTCACCTTTTACAACGCCCGCCTGCTGAAGAAGGAACGTCTTACAGCTTCTGCCGATATACGCGGCGAGCCTGAGGCGGAGGAAGCCGGCGAAACCGCTGCCGACGAGACAACAGCTGACGAAGTTGACGCAGTCGAAGAAACCGCCGACGAAGCTGCCAACGAAGACGAGGCGGCTGAGGCGACTGCTGAAGAAACTGTCGACGAGGTCGAGGCGGCTGAGGCAACTGCTGAAGAAGCTGCCGACGAAGTCGAGGCGGCTGAGGCGACTGCCGAAGAAGCTGCCGACGAAGTCGAGGCGGCTGAGGCAACTGCTGAAGAAACTGTCGACGAAGCCGATGAGGCTGAGGCGGCTGCTGAAGAAGCTGCCGACGAAGACGAGGCGGCTGAGGCAACTGCCGAAGAAGCTGCCGACGAAGTCGAGGCGGCTGAGGCAACTGCTGAAGAAGCTGCCGACGAAGTCGAGGCGGCTGAGGCAACTGCCGAAGAAGCTGCCGACGAAGTCGAGGCGGCTGAGGCAACTGCTGAAGAAGCTGCCGACGAAGTCGATGAGGCTGAGGCAACTGCCGAAGAAGCTGCCGACGAAGTCGAGGCGGCTGAGGCAACTGCCGAAGAAGCTGCCGACGAAGTCGAGGCGGCTGAGGCAACTGCTGAAGAAGCTGCCGACGAAGTCGAGGCGGCTGAGGCAACTGCCGAAGAAGCTGCCGACGAAGGCGAGGCGACTGAGGCGACTGCTGAAGAAACTGTCGACGAGGTCGAGGCGGCTGAGGCAACCGCTGAAGAGGCTGCCGACGAAGCCGATGAGGCTGAGGCGACTGTCGAAGAAGCTGCCGACGAAGTCGAGGCGGCTGAGGCAACTGCCGAAGAAGCTGCCGACGAAGTCGAGGCGGCTGAGGCGACTGCTGAAGAAGCTGCCAGCGAAACCGAGGCAGATGAGGCAACTGCCGAAGAAGCTGCCGACGAAGTCGATGCGGCTGAGACAACTGCTGAAGAAGCTGCGGACGAAGACGCGGCGGCTGAAGCAAATGCAGAAGAAGCCGTCGATGAGGAAGATCTTGACCTTGAACCTGCGGTACTGCCCAGCGAAGAAGAACGCCAGCGTGCCAAGGACGAGCTCAAGGAACTCACCGAAGCCGTCAGCCGCCTCCATTCGATGGACGATTACCTCGACTATGCAGACAAGGAGTCGCGGGAGCATCGCCCCCGTCGTGCCGTCTTCGCCTACAAGCAGGCACTCGGCCTCTACTGGAACGATGATTACGCACCATTCATCGCCATCAACCTTGGCAATACTTACAAGGAAATGGGCGATTATGAAGCTGCAA is from Selenomonas sputigena ATCC 35185 and encodes:
- a CDS encoding FAD-binding oxidoreductase encodes the protein MNTYKTFDEKDFEALAQIVDRERLLWKDEIKEEYSHDELSAEAHYPDVVVRVLSTEEVSKVMKYCYDNNLPVTPRGAGTGLVGAAVAVHKGVMIDTTLMNHFLELDDKNLTLTVEPGVLIMEIYAYVEPHGLFYPPDPGEKSATIGGNISTNAGGMRAVKYGVTRDYVRALEVVMADGTVMNLGGKVVKNSTGYDIKDMIIGSEGTLGIVTKATLKLIPLPKKTVTLLVPFPTLKHAIDTVPVIMRSKVIPTAVEFMEREVIMDAEEFLGMKFPDKTADAYLLLKFDGNSTEEISGTYDDIAKICLDQGAIDLFIADTEERETPIWKTRGAFLEAIKGSTTEMDEVDCVVPRDCVNTFVEYVHQVREDMGIRIKSFGHAGDGNLHIYILRDDMNDAEWKKNLEGAMDRMYKKARELKGLVSGEHGIGFAKMSYMGENYAPEKIELMRGIKKAFDPKGILNPTKLF
- a CDS encoding electron transfer flavoprotein subunit alpha/FixB family protein, which produces MGKLIVHQDKITSAEIMEAVIAVCPFNALENNDGKLDINAGCKLCKLCVKKGPTGVMEFVEDEVKPSVDKSKWNGIAVYVEHEEGVIHPVTFELIGKAKELAAKIHHPVYAVFIGSDIKGHVDELRHYGVDKVFCCDDPELKYFKIETYTSAFEAFINKVRPTAILVGATSVGRQLAPRIAARFKTGLTADCTILDMKENTDLVQIRPAFGGNIMAEIHTPNHRPQMCTVRYKIMNAPERSESLTGEVEEFTVSKDKLKNRVDVLKTTKKPKEQSIENAEILVVAGRGIKKKEDLAMIEELAELLGGQLACTRPMMESGWFDAKHQIGLSGRTVRPKLIITCGVSGAIQFVAGMNNSENIIAINSDPKATIFDVANYAIVGDIYEIVPQLIEKIKKGEAIVA
- a CDS encoding electron transfer flavoprotein subunit beta/FixA family protein; translation: MEILVCIKQVPGSNKVEVDPVTGVLKRDGADSKMNPYDLFALECGLSLKEQYGGRVSVITMGPPQAKAVLYEAFAMGADEGAIISDRSFGGADVLATSYTLSQGIKKFGKFDLIICGLQTTDGDTAQVGPEVSEALDLPSVCNVKKINGVEGDGLLVDMEMAQDIEHLKVKFPCLITVQKDIVQPRLPSYLKKKATETKEIPMFTLQDMDDKDKNHYGLNGSPTQVSRIFPPTSDKEQVSWTGTAEEVTDKIMGMLKKKKFIA
- a CDS encoding AsmA family protein; protein product: MLRFTASRKKIIRGLIAAMFLAAILVFADLFVLSRSAALIFNHAMAEQTMLRGTVTVEKLHANVFGEVRFENLDWKDSEGNTILFVPRGSFRARPYDVLTGNLKSTTIQELTLDGAVLSMALDDDMQFDFLRHSPELDALEEARLKEKEREEKERAEERRARREDMTEAELKALGEEVRAKRKAAMKERLKNFNREGKKLRLKLDLTNCRGELFYRRRHYLLQGMEVHADINTSEEVAVKGSVVGLGGTMKGIGMTLNGAVDMREADHPVADLSVLVSEVDPSSLGFGMDIRDKMTLSVRFTGPLEAMEGKGFVRMKKLRIPGIEFRNVEGTVRWHDARLDFTDVTADVFGGKLYAYGDYDLDTRYWNLYGKGEGLEASEGFPSAWLDCKVELDLTIHSSGNSRRTKYSGSFRSGAGTYRWVVPFASLSGTFDSAWHDLRLGNLEIDLGDGYRARAEMFRKKDGKVTLSPIEIYDAEGKRASFGWKEKW
- the ptsP gene encoding phosphoenolpyruvate--protein phosphotransferase, which gives rise to MAESLRGKGVIAGIAIGTIMMAGQNIDGYLKGYTPGNKDIENQKIKDAIKAVVAVLQENIKTLQAKGMAEQAAILEAHRMLAQDPMMEETMHTKIETLANAPLAVLDTAKEQAAIFEQMDDPYFRERATDIRDVGKRIAKYILGVKEPEIGDDPVILCGHEIEPSVIANIPTDKIAGVILGQGSTTCHAVIIAKARAIPTVVGIGERLAEIPDGARVVIDGERGDILVRPDEVTLADYREKIKQQEERKAYYAELAPLPAVTTDGVRVELCANIGNHMDVDAALTYGAEGVGLFRSEFVFMGRQDIPTEDDQFKAYKEAVEKCGGKICVIRTMDIGGDKPLPYLNIPPEDNPFLGYRALRISLQRRDLFLPQLKAILRAGVYGKAAIMAPMVINVAEFKKVLEFVDEAKLELSHEGKAFSENVQVGIMVETPAAAIMTPELAKYVDFFSIGTNDLVQYTLAVDRGNSSISYLYNHFNPAVLRLVERTARAAKDNGIWCGMCGEMASDPYAAVLLMAMGLTELSMSAPSIPRVKEKLRAVSAVQAKEILADVMKMEDGEEIKAYLQKVLA
- a CDS encoding HPr family phosphocarrier protein gives rise to the protein MTEATLTIENKTGIHARPASVFVQTAAKFKSKVQVKAKGKTADAKSILMLMSLGLAKGTEITIEADGPDEADAVAALKELIVTKFGEE
- a CDS encoding tetratricopeptide repeat protein — translated: MTFFLLAAAIMAASILFLHRIAIFFDCPIKYKPLILCAVMAFLVNFATLNISSFLTATHYAIILIFVLAASLGVTFYNARLLKKERLTASADIRGEPEAEEAGETAADETTADEVDAVEETADEAANEDEAAEATAEETVDEVEAAEATAEEAADEVEAAEATAEEAADEVEAAEATAEETVDEADEAEAAAEEAADEDEAAEATAEEAADEVEAAEATAEEAADEVEAAEATAEEAADEVEAAEATAEEAADEVDEAEATAEEAADEVEAAEATAEEAADEVEAAEATAEEAADEVEAAEATAEEAADEGEATEATAEETVDEVEAAEATAEEAADEADEAEATVEEAADEVEAAEATAEEAADEVEAAEATAEEAASETEADEATAEEAADEVDAAETTAEEAADEDAAAEANAEEAVDEEDLDLEPAVLPSEEERQRAKDELKELTEAVSRLHSMDDYLDYADKESREHRPRRAVFAYKQALGLYWNDDYAPFIAINLGNTYKEMGDYEAASETYEAALALPATQKSVAMQQEFHRSVGYLRTVQHILASHGIAHTPFAQIPPEVSAEIESAAQEA